The Oncorhynchus mykiss isolate Arlee chromosome Y, USDA_OmykA_1.1, whole genome shotgun sequence genomic sequence cccctcgtgCTGTTACATCTGCAGACCAGTTGTCGTGGATCAGCAGGGCTCTGTGTGGTAGAAGGGTCCAAGCCAATTGGCagaataggtatagtggccaaagaatttgtccgatgggcctcttaagctaacagtctgatatgctctagacagctagcgggccacggctggcaggctagcagatgggcagtCAGGGGACGTCGCGATGAAGGAGCCAGTTGATAAACCCCCTCGGGCGaattacgtcggtagtccagtcgtgatgggtcGGCGGGGTCCAGGCcgattggcaaaataggtattgtagcccaaggagtggctgatggacctcttcggcTAGCTGGGAGATAGCAAGGCTAGCGAGGCTAGCTCCAGGACAATTGGTTCTTGCTTCTGGACAGAGACGTTAGACAGGAGTGGCCACTCAGAAAGCAGCTaactagctgcgatgatccaggtgaaaaggttcagagcttgcggtaggaatctggAGATATGGAGAAAAATAAATCCAATTTGCTCTGGGTTgagtcgcgctgtgcagactggcgagAGTTGTCCGGGATAAtagtagctgatgaccgctagcagtggctagctggctactagctagttagctggataGCTTCTGTTGGGGTTCCGGTTCAGAAGTAAagaaatagcagatccataccacattggttggggcggattgcaggagagtatgttgaagttgagattcagaaaaatataaataaatatatgcgAAGAAGAAAGATCtaaaaagatatatacatgggacacgacaagacgagaacaaaaatacgtctgactgctacaccatcttggatCAATTTTAAAGAAACATAAAGAGAAGTATCAATAGGACGTCAGAGAGGAAACAGTCAGAATATGTCCCTTCATTGCAGTCTCCTCAGGAACTCCCAGTCTAAATGAACTGAATATTTGAACACAATATGTCATAAACTCCTCTTTGACCTGTTAAAGACAAGATGGAACAATAACTATGTTGCTTTCACACCTATCTGGTCCCTTCCAATATTATAACATTGAACAGATAGGATGGAGACCATTTTTCATCGTAGAATCATACAATTATTGGATTCCTATAGTTTTTGTAACAAGAAGGTAGTTTTTGTCAAGGCTAGCTACTTCCTCTTCAAGGTGCTGCAGCAGAGTATGGTCCCTCCTATCAGGAGCATGGAGGCAGACCATCTTTTGAATTCAGCAGAAAATACAAAACCTCCCACATGTATTCAGGAAAATTATGCTTCAAGTAATAGGTCAAGAAGACAGTGGTAAACTGCAGGTTTACATCCCGGATGAAGAATATTCCAGTGATAAACCTGGATTTGACCCTGGTCCTGTTACTCTTGATGCAGGTACAACACTTGGACCCAAAGTTTGATACTTCTGTTTATGTTTCTATAAAACGGGATGAATTTAACAAGGCATTtctggtgtggttgaaaaacaagttgtaatgactccaacctaagtgaatgtaaacttctgacttcaattgtatatcaacaaattggtgagggcactagaacaatCTGCTTTACCTGGCCTCACCCtcgaatctgaagtcaaatgtctactgtttgctgatgatctggtgcctacagcagcacctagatcttctgcacagattctgtcagactgggctctgacagtaaatctcagtgagACAAAGAAatagtgttccaaaaaaggtctagttgccaggaccacaaatataaaatctatcaagacactgttgccctagattacacaacattttttacattccttggcctaaacatcagcgccgcATTTTACCTCCACAAAGCGGTGACTTGGCCTTCTTTGCTATcaaaaaggaacatcaaattaaACATTCCAATTacgatctggctaaaaatacttgaatcagttgtaGAACACATGCCCTTTCTGTTTCTGAGGCCttgggtccactcaccaaccaataattcccaaaatgggacaaacaccaaattgagactgcatgcagaattatgcaaaaatattcttgcaaaaaattctaaaaccaccttaaaggaagcaattcccaaacttccataacaaagccatgaCGTATAGAGAgataaacctggagaagagccccctaagcaagctaaTCCTGTTCAAAAACACAGACACCACAGATCCCTAGGACAGCAAcataattagacccaaccaaatcatgggaaaacaaaaatatatttacttTACACACTGAAAATaatttacaaaacaacaaagcAAACAGAAAGTGCACAGTGTCAGATTACTAGGCCACTGTgaccaaaattaaggaaatctttgactctgtagagactcagtgagcatagccttgctattgagaaagctgttggctctcaagagaaggcaggctatgtgcacactgcccacaaaatgaggtggaaactgagctgcatttcctaacATGCCAAATCTATGAccgtattagagacacatatttccatcagattacacagacccacaaagaattagaaaataaatcaaattttgataaactcacatATCTATTTGGTGAAAAACCACAGTATGCAGTCACAGAAggaagatgtgtgacctgttgccacaagaacagggcaactagtgaagaacaaacaccaatgtaaaaacaacctatatgtatgtttatttatttagcatgttgtactttaactatttgcgcATCATCACAactctgtatatagacataatatgacatttattatttttgaacttttgtgagtgtaatggttactcttcattttttattgttcatttcacttttgtttattatctatttcacttgctttggtaatttaaacatatatttcccatgccaataaagcccttaaattgaatttacattggagggagagggagagaaagagagagagagaggaacaaataTGTGAAGAGaatggaatagagagagagaagagtgagagggATACATATGTGAAGAGaatggaatagagagagagagagagagagagagagagtgagggacaagTATGTGGAGAGAatggaatagagagagaagaggcatACTTGGAGAATAATCACTCTTCAATGTCccatgtctttctgtgtgtgttcttAGGCCAAACTGTGGCTAGAGACTCTTAGATCAGAACAGAGGAGTTCACAGAGAGCTAGCAATCAGCAAGTGAGAAGTTGGTGGGGgagttaaggttatggttagttttttaaattgtattttttaatttcacctttatttaaccagataggctagacCTGGCCAAGCTAAAGCAAAGctgtgcgacacaaacaacacaaagttacacatggaataaagaagcgtacagttaataacacaatataaataaaatatagtctatatacagtgtgtgcaaatggcgtgaggaggtaaggcaataaataggccatagaagagatgtaattacattttagcagattaacactggagtgatagatgagcagatgatgatatgcaagtagagatactggtgtgcaaaagagcagaaaagtaaattaaaacaatatggggatgaggtaggtagattgggtgggctatttacagatgaactatgtacagctgcagcgatcggttagctgctcagatagctgatgtttaaagttagtgggttggggaaaataggatttcaaatcaaatcaaatggcattggtcacatacatatggttagcagatgttaatgcgagtgtagcgaaatgcttgtgcttgtagttccgaccatgcatatctaacaagtaatctaacaatttcacaacaactacaaatgtaaaggaatgaatgagattatatggatgagcgatggccaaacggcataggcaatgccataaagtacagtatatacaaacgAGATGAGTaagttttattttacctttatttaacttggcaagtcagttatgaacaaattattattttcaatgacggcctaggaacagtgggtcatgcctgttcaggggcagaacgacagatttgtaccttgtcagcttggggatttgaacttgcaaccttccggttactagtccaacgctctaaccactaggctaccctgccgcccctaatgtagggtatgtaaacattatataaagtggtattgtttaaagtgactagtgatacatttattacatccatttttttattattaaagtggctagagatttgagtcagtgtgttggcagaagcaactcaatgttagtggtggctgtttaacagtctgatggccttgagatagaaactgtttttcagtctctcggtcccgactttgatgcacctgtactgacctcgccttctggatgatagcggggtgaacaggcagtggctcgggtggttgttgaccttgatgatatttttggccttctgTGATCGGGTAGcataggtgtcttggagggcaggcagtttggccccggtgatgcgttgtgcagacctcactaccctctggagaatcTTGCGGTTGTGTGCGGAGCAGTTGCCGAAtcaagcggtgatacagcccgacagggtgctctcgattgtgcatctgtagaagtttgtgagtttATTTGGTGacatgccaaatgttttcagcctcctgaggttgaagaggcaatgctgcgccttcttcactacgctgtctgtgtgggtggaccatttcagtttgtctgtgatgtgtacgccgatgaACTTAAAGCTgtcaaccttctccactactgtcccgtcgatgtggatagggggggggggggggggggggggggggggctggggatggggggggggggggggggggggggtgttccctctgctgtttcctgaagtccacgatcatctccattattttgttgacgttgagtgtgaggttgttttcctgacaccacactccgagggccctcacctcctccctgtaggccgtctcgtcgtgtttggtaatcaagcctaccactgtcgtgtcgtctgcaaacttgatgattgagttggatgcgtgcatggccacgcagtcatgggtgaacagggagtataggagagggcagagaacgcacccttgtggggccccagtattgaggatcagcggggtggagatgttgtttcttccctcaccacctgggggtggcccttcagaaagtccaggacccagttgcacagggcggggtcgagacctattggggcggtaggcaaagtgggtctagggtgtcaggtgtGGAGtgggtgggtctagggtgtcaggtagggtggagatgatatgatccttgactagtctctcaaagcacttcatgatgatggaaatgACTGCTACGGGGtgatttagctcagttaccttagctttcttgggaacaggaacaatggtggccctcttgacgcatgtgggaacagcagactgtgatagggattgattgaatatgtccgtaaacactccagccagctggtctgcgcatgctctgaggacgcggctagggatgccttcggggccggcagccttgtgagggttaactcgtttaaatgttttactcacgttggctgcagtgaaggagagaccgcaggTTTTAGTAGctggccgtgtcggtggcactgtattgtcctcaaagtgagcaaagaagttgtttagtttgtctgggagcaagacaatgggatccgcgacggggctggttttctttttgtactccatgattgactgtagaccctgccacattccTCTCGTGTCTGaaccattgaattgcgactctactttttctctattgtcgtgtctttggctgtgccggattaagtgatatgacatgctattctgtaaaataatttctctgtaattaatattccctgattaagctaatcaggttaatgtaattaactagaaagtcggagcaccacgaaataatgtttattgatctgttatcttctgaataaactcttaaccTCTTTGCGCACggaacccgctagcgggctgaaattccaccagcatacggtgatcgctacatgaatagtcatattaaacattcatgaaaatacaagtgtctcacatgtatcgaaagcctagaatcttgctaatccaactgcgttgtcagatttaaaaaatgatttactgcgaaagaatacgatgcgattatctgagcatagagccgcataaaaaacaacacttttaaccagcacaggcgtaacataatcacaaactgcattaaaataaattgtttacctttgacgatcttcgtctgtttgcaattccaatgctcattcttacacaatgaatgatcttttgtttgataaaatcagtttttatagcctaacacgaaacattttgtgaaccgcttgtgtcgtgaattccgtctcattccattttcgacgacacattccaggtaaataacccacacagaacgtgacttttccagtcatgtttggtttcactgcaatcaactggtttgtttgtaacacaatcaaacatgatgggccatttcgcgggacatattgactgaaagaaaccgatttgaagacaacaagtcatgacatcattgtgcaccaatgacttgcccgctgtttcgttgattgactgtcttttgacccaatgaccactgatcatcttgaaatctagctgtgtagatagccaatgagctgaggtaaacggcaataggccatgtagtaagctccagcgtaaagtgagtgattcgctattgaagtttcatacctgaaggagaaacacatattacgcactgcattgtttggtaaacgcgcagattcagctgtttatacagtgccttgcgaaagtattcggcccccttgaactttgcgaccttttgccacatttcaggcttcaaacataaagatataacactgtatttttttgtgaagaatcaacaacaagtgggacacaatcatgaagtggaacgacatttattggatatttcaaatttttttaacaaatcaaaaactgaaaagttgggcgtgcaaaattattcagcccctttactttcagtgcagcaaactctctccagaagttcagtgaggatctctgaatgatccaatgttgacctaaatgactaatggtgataaatacaatccacctgtgtgtaatcaagtctccgtataaatacacctgcactgtgatagtctcagaggtccgttaaaagcgcagagagcatcatgaagaacaaggaaaacaccaggcaggtccgagatactgttgtgaagaagtttaaagccggatttggatacaaaaatatttcccaagctttaaacatcccaaggagcactgtgcaagcaaatctaccaagacctggccgtccctctaaactttcagctcatacaaggagaagactgatcagagatgcagccaagaggcccatgatcactctggatgaactgcagagatctacagctgaggtgggagactctgtccataggacaacaatcagtcgtatattgcacaaatctggcctttatggaagagtggcaagaagaaagccatttcttaaagatatccataaaaagtgttgtttaaagtttgccacaagccacctgggagacacaccaaacatgtggaagaaggtgctctggtcagatgaaaccaaaattgaactttttggcaacaatgcaaaacgttatgtttggcgtaaaagcaacacagctcatcaccctgaacacaccatccccactgtcaaacatggtggtggcagcatcatggtttgggcctgcttttcttcagcagggacagggaagatggttaaaattgatgggaagatggatggagccaaatacaggaccattctcaggtcaatcaccctcggtctggggctccatgcaagatctcacctcgtggggtatcaatgatcatgaggaaggtgagggatcagcccagaactacacggcaggacaaGGTCAATGACCTAAAGacagctgggaccacagtctcaaagaaaaccattagtaacacactacgctgtcatggattaaaatcctgcagtgcacgcaaggtccccctgctcaagccagcgcatttccaggcccgtctgatgtttgccaatgaccatctggatgatccagaggaggaatgggagaaggtcatgtggtctgatgagacaaaaatagagctttttggtctaaactacactcgccgtgtttggaggaagaagaaggatgagtacagccccaagaacaccatcccaaccgtgaagcatggaggtggaaacatcattctttggggatgcttttctgcaaaggggacaggatggggccatgtatcgcgagacttgattacacacaggtggattgtatttatcaccattagtcatttaggtcaacattggatcattcagagatcctcactgaacttctggagagagtttgctgcactgaaagtaaaggggctgaataattttgcaagcccaacttttcagtttttgatttgttaaaaaagtttgaaatatccaataaatgtcgttccacttcatgattgtgtcccacttgttgttgattcttcacaaaaaaatacagttttatatctttatgtttgaagcctgaaatgtggcaaaaggttgcaaagttcaagggggccgaatactttcgcaaggcactgtaatagagacagtagatttagctgaaatgtcataattcaaaagagacagtagatctagctggtctgtcatattataatagagacagtagatttagctgaaatgtcataatttaaaagagacagtagatctagcaggtcataataatattttcaaccttatgttccctgtactctctctatatatatctgtttattatacctgttgatacagggctcatatatgaaactattctaactgaacattttctttcacagtgacactgactccgaatgggagtcttatccggtgtcctgtgtgaatttaattcccaggtctctaagcagtctggttgtagatgtTGTCACAAAACCTCTGCAGCCCACCTCCACTGGTCAGACTTCTGTGTTCCAGTCAGGATGCCGTGCTTTGGCAGCTAGATCGGCATAGCGCAGATGTTTTCGCTCATAAGCCTCATCTACTGAGTCCTCCCAGGGTACTGTGAGCTCAATGATGAAGACCTTCTTGAGCGAACGGGACCAGAGCACCATGTCAGGTCTTATGTGGTGGTTGCGATCTCCGGAGGAAACACAAGTTGCCAATGTCAGCTAGCATTTTCCAGTCGCGGGCCAAGCGCAGCTGGTCTCGCTCTAATGGTGTAGAGCTGCTCTTCGGTGGTTTAGCCCCTTCGCGGACAAAGATCTTCCGTAAGGGGTGTGATGCTGCTGGGGGTGGTAGGGAGTTGGTGGCAGCTCGCTTGTCCTCCATGGCGGACGCAAGGTTTTTAAGGACTTGGTTGTGACGCCAAGTGTAGCGTCCTTGGGTGAGGCTTGTTTTACACCCTGTGAGAATGTGCCTGAGGTTGGCTGGCATGGAACAGAGGGCACAGTCCAGATTTTCACCATACCATTGGTGAAGATTAACTGGTGTTGGAAGGACATCATATGCTCTGATGGAAAAGCTCAACCGCCTCGCTTCCATGGCCACAGATCCTTCCAGCtgatcttcctcttctccacactGTCCCATCGAGTCCACTGTCCCTGTTTGGCTCACCTTGCAGCCTCCTCCTGATGGCATACTTCCTGCACTACCATCTTCCGCCGCTCTGGTGGAGTGGCCTTACTCCAAGCAGCACGGCTAGTTAGCCCAAGGCCTCCTCTCCCTTGCTGAACATGACCCACAATGTCAGCATGTCTGAGGGCTGCTGTTGCCTCCATTTGCGCCCAGTTTCCAAGGACGGCGCGTTGTTGCTCACCACTGGGTCTCGAGATTCATTCAGTGTCATCTGGAGCCTGGTTTTTGCACACTTGAATTCCTCTGTTAGACTGGTGAGGGGCAGCTTGAGGACACCATCTCCATAGAGGCCTATGGTGGTAAGGCGTCGTGGAACTCCGAGCCACTTCTTTAAGTAGCCTGTGActcctctttccatcttctccactgttgagATTGGAACCTCATACACTGCTAGGGGCCACAACACCCGGGCTAGGAGACCAAACTGCAGACACCAGGCCTGGGTGTTGTCGATCGACTGTAGGCTACTACTGATGTCTTTGCGTAGCTGTTGCACCTGGGCTTTGTCCTTCAGGCTTGCATCATACCACCTTCCAAGGCTTTTTACCGGCTGCTCAGACACTGTTGGGATTTGGTCATCTCCGATGAAGAATTTCAGGGCAGAGAGTACTCCCTTCACATTCGAGATGTTGCGTGACTTGGATGGTTTAATCTTCATACGGGCCCAGCTGATGTTCTCCTCAAGTTTTCTGAGCAGTCTCCTGGTGCATGGGACAGTGGTGGTCAATGTTGTAATGTCGTCCATGTAGGCTCTGAGTGGAGGGAGGCGGAAACCAGAGTCGACTCGCTGTCCACCAGCAacccattttgaggatctgatgataACCTCCATTGCCATTATGAATGCCAACGGAGAAATGGTACATCCCGCCATTATACCTACATTCAGGCACTGCCATGAGGTGGTGAACTCTGAGGTGGTGAAGCAGAACTGCAGATCCTGGAAGTACGACTTCACCAGGGTTGTGATGGtgtccttcttctccactgtgcctCGAAGTTTCTCGAGGGTCAAGGTAAGGTCAGTGTTCACTGTTTCACACAACTTCTTGTCACTGGCGCCAAGCCACTTCACATACGGTCTGTGCCCTGGTAGTCTCCTCTcgactgcaggtctgggaggctGGGTGAGTTCCACTCCTGTTGTTGGTTCAACCTCAGTTGTTACTTCGGTACTTGAGTTTACGTCCTCCATGACAGTGGTACTGATGCACTGCAAACTATGGTTTGCGTCCAGTTGCTGTGCTTCATTCGACTGATTTGATCTGAAACATATATCATAATGTAGAATTATTTCAAGCCTTATCTATGAAACTGTTATCATTAGTCTTGTGGCCTACAGCAGATCATCCACCAGGGGGAAACTCGTCGAGGCCCGGTGACAGACTGAGTATACATCACGAGCcgatggctccatctgctggacaTGTCAGGTCTCAACGGTCTCTCCGcccaggactaattggggctgattggggAGTTGGTGAAGTAAGGTGGGGAAGTAAGGTGACTTCCGTGTAGTTGGAGACGGTGCCCGAGCTAACACGAGGGAGTTGTAGTTCATGTGCCcgacaggatacagcaagacccgaAGCCCAAAAGACGGTATCCCGGAGAGGGTTTCATGGGGAGACCTATCCTTTTcttttgatttattatttaatAAAGACCCTTGAAACTGAGCTAATAATACTCTGTccatgtctgatctgtgtaaaagTATTGACCAAACTCCCTGGTCTGCCACAGTGTATTTAGTCTATTGTATAGTTCCTTTCAGTCCATAAATCCAAACTCACAATTGTTTACTTCACAGTCAAGCGTTTTTCAGCATGTAGTTTCAATCTATTGATGTGTACTGTTAGGCCCAGTCCCTTTATCATTGCCCCTCAGAACAGGCTTTGGGGTATCGGGTAAAGTTGCCCATAGTTGCTGATcatgggtcagtttagcattttccccactaatggttaaggttaggattgggttgAGGGAAGACTAAAACAGGTTTTAATACCTCTTCAGCCCAAACTCAGATTGGGAAACTTTAATTTTCATCACATCACAACAACATTGTTGTATAGTTATTATAATGATCCCTATTTGGTATTAATTTGTTTATTCTGGGTTGGATCTCAACATTCCATATTGTTACACAATGCTGTTTTATGAGTTTGAACTGagtagagttttttttttacctattcGGGTCGCTGCCACATCCTGCCCCACATTTTTATTAATAGGATTTACGTTTCCGTGACAACATATTTAAGTGACATCACAGAATTGAACAGTGATAGAGGTCGTCTGAGTGGAACAGCGCCGCATTCTTACAGGAGTCAGCAACGAACTTGAGTAAACACATTTGCTGAATGAGACGCAGTCAGGGAGACAGCATTTGATGGGAATGGATTTCGTGTTTACCGTGGAGGTCGTGGGCATCGCCCTGGGAGTCATAGGATTAATACTTACCATCGTGGTCTGTGCACTCCCCACCTGGATAGAGATAACCATCATAGAGGCTAATGTTACCACCACAGAGGTGGTAACGTACGGCCTGTGGATGAGCTGTGTGGCCCAAGACATGGGACAGACACAGTGTGAGGTGTACAACTCCATATTTGACCCTGCCAGAGCCATGTTCCCCACTGCCATCATCCTGGGGGTTCTGGGGGTCACAATCTCCATGGTCGGAGCCAAGTGCACCAACTGCATCAAAGATGAAACGTCTCAGACTAAGTTGATAATTATCGCTGGAATTGTTTTCATCCTGGCCGGAATTCTCATCCTCATCACTTTATTCATGGTAACAATAACCGTCCAAATCAACTACTTCATACAGTCCAAAGGAAACTTTGAGTTGGGGAACTCGCTGTACTTTGGCTGGGTGGCGGCCGCCCTGCTCCTCATTGCAGGGTTCATACTGTGCATCAATGTGGGAGTCTTTGGATGGATGATGGGAATCTTTGGATGGATAGTCTCCCTCGTGCCCTGTTGTATCTATGTATTGTTAAGATTGGACTTCTATAGGGACACATGGATGCTTCTGATGAcaacctccatctcctccatcctGGGAGCTCTAGGAGTGATGGGGTCCATCTTTGGGACCAGGTGCTGTAACTGCATCAAGAGTAACAGGACAAGGGTCAAGGCCAGGTTCATTGTTGGAATATTCTTCATCCTGGCTGGTATCCTGCAATTCACCACTGTCTTCTTGAACTATTACTTGTCACCTAAATTTCCAGAATACTGGAGTAGGGGTTTGATATATTTTGCTGAACACAGTAGATGGGCCGCCTCCATGCTCCTGATAGGAGGAACCATACTCTGCTGCAGCACCTTGAAGAAGAAGCCAGACTCGACAACAACTAAATCAATCTCCCACTAACATCTCTGTCCAGAAGCTGTACTTTCTTGTTTTAAAAACCATAGGGATCCAATCATTCTGATTATATTATGAAAAATCTTCTCTATCCCTTCTGTTCAGTGTTAGAATATTGGAAGGGATCAGATTAGGTGTTCCACCTTGTCTTTAACCAGTCAAAGAGGACTTTTTTGACATGTTGTGTTCATATATTAAATTAATTTAGACTGTGAGGAGAAGTTCCTGAGGAGACTGCAATGAAGGGACGTATTCTCACTGTTTCTTCTCTGATTTCCTATACTCGTATTGAtacttctctttctgtttctttaaAATGGGATGAATTTAAGTAGAATAAATTTAGATTTAGAATAGA encodes the following:
- the LOC110509385 gene encoding claudin-4-like, whose translation is MGMDFVFTVEVVGIALGVIGLILTIVVCALPTWIEITIIEANVTTTEVVTYGLWMSCVAQDMGQTQCEVYNSIFDPARAMFPTAIILGVLGVTISMVGAKCTNCIKDETSQTKLIIIAGIVFILAGILILITLFMVTITVQINYFIQSKGNFELGNSLYFGWVAAALLLIAGFILCINVGVFGWMMGIFGWIVSLVPCCIYVLLRLDFYRDTWMLLMTTSISSILGALGVMGSIFGTRCCNCIKSNRTRVKARFIVGIFFILAGILQFTTVFLNYYLSPKFPEYWSRGLIYFAEHSRWAASMLLIGGTILCCSTLKKKPDSTTTKSISH